Within the Candidatus Zixiibacteriota bacterium genome, the region GGCACGACGGTTACTTCTCTCGACAACCCTTCTGCGCACTTTCTTGGTCTCGACTTCCTTGGGAGGTTCCGGTTTCGGTTTTAGCTTCGGTTTTTTGATCTCCGGCTTTATCATTTCCACAGTGAACTTATTTTCAGAAATTGTTTCTTTTTCTTCCAGGTCAATGAAGAAATTGGGCGTCGATGATGACAGGTTGGATTTGAGAACGAATATAAAAACCACCAGCAGTCCCACAAGTATGAAGAACTTACCAGTCTCGTCACCTGTGCGCGTATACTCATTGACAAGGCATTTTTCTATCGGGTTTCCGGATATGACTGCTTCATCTTCGAGCCGGGCATCATCCGGGTTAAAAAACGACTGCATTTAAGATTCCTCTGTCCTGTAAACGAGATTGCAGGGATACTCCAATTGATTGCAGGCGGCCAGCGTGATCGCTATCAGCCCGTAATACGAGTAAACCGAGCTGTAGACATCGATCGTGGTCGAATCTGGCCGAAGGCCTTTGTCGTGAACGAAATCAGACAGCCTCTTTTTGAGGTACTTGAATGATTCCGGGCTCGACAACTGGCTTTTGCTCATCGAGAGATAGAGCGTATCCGGTGCTTCGGTTGATTCGTCTTTATATATGAGTGCCATGCGGCTCGTGTCCGAATTCTGAGTTTCCTCATAAATCTCAACCCTGACCGGTGAACGCTGGACCTCGGCCTGGCTTTTTGCCGCCTTGAAAGGCATCTCGATCTTTTCGAGTTTCTGAGCTCCCGAACCGATCATGATGAAAAAGAACAGCAGGATAAATGCCAGATCGGAAGCACCGATTATAAACGGCGTCATGTATTTGGATTTTACCTTAGCTGACATTTACCGGCCCCCTTGACATTACTTCGGGCTTTTCCTTTTTCTTATCATCTTCATTCTGATCGGTATCGTATCTCTCCACCAGGTTGCAGACCGCAAACGCCTTGAGGATCATGCGATCGTAAATCCTTTCAGTAATCTGGCGGGTAAAGTAGCTGAACAGTATCGCCGCGCCCAGATTCAAAAGTCCCCACAGGGAGCTGATCACTGCGACCTTCATACCAACAGCGAATTCCGGAGAATTAGTAAGCCCCGAGACACCGTTTTCAGACTGTGTAAAAATGAACAGGAGCCCAATCAACGTCCCGAAGAAACCAGCCGCCGGAGAGGTGGTTGAAATCGAATCGTAAAGTGAAGTCTCGTTTATGTTTTCGATCACCTTGTCAAAACGATTGCGCATGTGCAAATACAGATGATCATATTTTTTGGAATCATTGATTACCGAGGCGGACTGTTTCAGGACCTTCCAGAATGCGCATCCAAAGTGGCGCATATCCTTTACTTTGATATAGAACTGGTTCCAGTTACGTGGCCTGTCCTTAACGAATTCCTCCAGCGTCTTGTCGCTGGGGTAGTACTTTTTACGATTCATCGTAATCAATATGAAAGCGATGAACCGGGCGACTGTTGCCAGCGTCAGGGCAGTCAGGATGAAATAGACCACCGTCACGACCGTATGGTAGTTCTCGTGAACGAAATTGGCTAAATCGAACCCGATCGGATCAGTCTTGGCAACCTGTTCGTAGGCCTTGATTTTCTGGTAGGCTTTTGAACTCTCGTCGACATTTGCCTGGGCCAACTCGAGGCGGTTTTCGATCTTCTGCACAGAATTATTGTGCATCCCCCAGATAAAGAAGTAGGACAGGACCAGCACCACCGTCGTCACGCCGATCCAGATTAGAGTCTCCTTGCGATGCAATTTATAAGTTGGAGAACTCTCGTTTTTTTCATCATAGAATTCGGACATCAAAACCTCCCACAGTACTGTGGTTTCCTATGTTGAGCGCTTTTTATCAATGTGATTTTCCAGGCCGGAAACAACAATTCCGTAAGCCTGGTGACCCGCAAACTGATTTTATTCTTAATTTCCAAGCCCCTGCTCGATTCGGGTTTGAAGCCTTCCGGTGCTACTCAAACTGTAACGGCTCATTGCTTTAAGCGGTTTGACACCGGACGCTTTTTGGTAAATCTTTGCACAGTCTTATCACTTTGTTTATCGCCAAAATGAAACGATTTCTTTAGGGCTTTTTGAGGAAAAGTGAACCGGATTTAACTGTCTTGTATTTAATAATATAAGTGGAGTTGAAGGGCGTTATATGGGATTCACTGCAAAGCGCTGTCGGCGAGCACGTTTCCCTTTGAAAACGGAGTCTCGCAAAATGCAAAACCCGCCAGCACTCAAAATGCAGGCGGGTTATATTTTCATAAACAGCTAATTCCTACGGACAGTTGGCACAGGGTTCGGGACCAAACGCGAACGCATAATTCACAATATAGACCGCGTCAGATATATCAGCCTTGCCATCGCAATTGACATCGGCAGACTCGATCGGATCAGGTGCGGGAGCACTGGGATCGAAGAAATAATTCACCATGAAAACTGCGTCGGTAACATCCACCGATCCATCGCCGTTGGCATCACCACACATGAAATCATTGGGATCATAGACGGCGACACCGTCGAGAGGAGAGTACCCGGAATACTGGTTTTCAGCATCTTTGGCCCTGATTTTGTAGAAATAATCTCCAACCGGTTTGCCCGAGAAGGTTTTGGAAACATCCGGAGGATACTCGGTATAGACCGTTTCCATCTCAAATTTGCCGACCGTCTCGATATCGTCGACATAAAAACCTTCATCCATGACATAACCGTCGGTCGCATAGCTGAAGCGGATGACTATCGACTCCCCGGCATAATCGGACAGATCGAAGATCGCGTCGACCCATCCCGAAGAACTACCGGTGATACCATGACCATGGTTGTTGCCGTTGGGATTGAATGTCGTGGTGATATTTCCTTCAATGGTTTCAAAAGTCGTGCCGTCGGTGGAAACCTCCACGTACGCGTAATCCCAGTCAAGCTCGATATCATACCAGGTTTTGAATCTCAGGGTATCACCCACTTCGACCGGGAAGTATTTTGTGAAATCCATGTAATGATAGATATTGTTGGCCTGCTCTGAATAGAAACTGCTGGGGAAGGAACTGTAACGACTGCTCGAAATCGAGAAATTATTGTTGTTATCGCAGTAGTCGAAGTTTTCACCCGAGTCAACCGTTTCAGTGTAATTCTCGAGCTCCAGGAGTTCATATTCAACCGCCGGGTTGAGAGAATCATGGAAACTCCAGTTGACATCGTAATCAGTACCGAATTCGACAGAATCGAGTACCGACACAGTCGGCGGTAATGGCGGTTTCAGCTGGAAGACATTGCCAGCAATACGAGTAAGGAATTTGAGCGGGGCGATGTTTTCCTGCAACAGAGCCGGTATTCGATATGTAGGAGGCCAGAAACCGTCGGAGGAGCTTCCCACCTCGAAGGTAACCGCAAAGCTTTTGGGTTTAGTCGTCTGTTCTCCATAGGACCAGTCATCAGATGAGCCGTTGACCGGATAGAGAAGTTCCCAGGCTGTACCTGGTTCGTATCCGTTCATTGATTCGACAGTGTCTCCTATGGCCTGGAAGATATCATGATCCTCGGTGTAGATTGTTTCATACCCCCATGGATAGATTAATAAATTCGAATGTGAATGGTAATAAACAGTTATCACGAATTCATGGGCATTGTGGAACGCGCGCAGGTTCTGAGTTTCCGGTTCGGAAAATCCTGATGTTCCGCGATATGTATCACTGCTCGGATATGGTGATGATCCGGAGTTGTCATAACCCCATTCATAACCGAAATTACGGTTGAGGTCCACACCATAGGAGCCATCGCCGTTATTGCGACGATTCTTGCGCCACATCCCTCCGCCCAAAGGATCAGTATACTCATTGTGATAATAGCCATCCGGATTCACGCACGGGATAAACCATATCTGGCGATTATCGACCATCTGGGTGATCTCGGGATCGACACCATAGTTTTCTGTCAGGCTGTCGGCAAAATTGAGAAGCACCATCGGAGTAATAACTTCCCTGGCATGGATTGCGGCCGTGTAGAGCACCTCGGTTTCCGTCTCGGAACTGATCGGGTTGTCCGAAATCATGAAAGCATACATCTCACGTCCCTCGATAGTCTGGCCTATGGATATCTTGGGCGCGACGATATTGGGGTGATCAATATAGAGCTGATCGATCGCGGCTTCGATCTCGGAAAGAGTCATGTAACCACCCATATCTTTGGAAATATCGAGACGCGACTGGTAATGGCTGGTCAGGTCCTCGTGGACCACACGCATATTGTAGCCCTTTGACTGAAGCTTCGAGAACTGCTCCGATGTGGTAACTATTACGAAATAGTCGTCATGGCGTTCAACTATATCTAGCGCTTCTTTCTGCAGATCAACATAGTCCTGCTTTGAATCGAAATAGATTTCGACCTGCATATAGCTGTCGGATGCTGAAAGGTTCGAGGCAAACAGAAATGCAAAAGCTGTCAAAGCTATCAACAGTATATGATTATTGCGCATAAATCCTCCGGCTTGGCGAGTAGTTAGAATCAAAAAAAGAGCTAATACCGGTTGAAATATAACATTATACGGCTTTTTAGCAAGCCTAAACTGGCTTAGTATTACTCTCTTTTATCGCAGAATTTGCGGTTTGAACACGATAACCAGTTTTCAGAGTGACGACAAAAGCCGTTTTTTCGTTCTCGGAGGAATCGATTTCTACCGTTCCACCCAGCCCGTTAACCAGTTTTTTAACAATCGACAACCCCAGTCCGGTTCCCTGTTCCTTGGTTGTAAAAAAGGGCGAAAAGATCTTGTGTGACTGCTCTTTTTCGATCCCGGGACCATTATCAATAATTTTGATCACAATCATGTCCTGGCTGTTTGTATTTCTTACCAGGACGTCAACCTGCCCATTTTCAGGAGCGGCCTCGACAGCATTTTTTATCAGGTTGGTAAAGATCTGGTCCAGCGCCACCCTGTCGCTGGTGAATTCAATCGATTTTTCAGAAAAGTCATCTGTAAGAAGGACAGCTTTCTTTTTTGCCAGATTTCCGAGTTTTTGTATAATCTGTGTAAGAAGCTCCTTTAAATCCACATTTTCAGGAGTAAAAGCGACCGGGCGCGCGAATGTCAAAAAGCGTTTTAGCATAGTTTCGCAATTGTCGGCT harbors:
- a CDS encoding PAS domain S-box protein: NSQRRADRLEHFNQFILESMLSGLIGINRQGKIIHLNRSARAILELDYFSANDENYEQLLAGYPFIVDTFRSIMTGRSTVERMEQKLIQKTGEEKVLGLSGSPVYDHNSRMVGAILLLADLTEVRKLQNEIAFKEKMAAVGEMSAGLAHELRNAMMAIVGYGKYLTKISEGDSQTSQIAESIRTEADNCETMLKRFLTFARPVAFTPENVDLKELLTQIIQKLGNLAKKKAVLLTDDFSEKSIEFTSDRVALDQIFTNLIKNAVEAAPENGQVDVLVRNTNSQDMIVIKIIDNGPGIEKEQSHKIFSPFFTTKEQGTGLGLSIVKKLVNGLGGTVEIDSSENEKTAFVVTLKTGYRVQTANSAIKESNTKPV